A single Symbiobacterium thermophilum IAM 14863 DNA region contains:
- a CDS encoding sensor histidine kinase, with protein sequence MRRPGQWPLAVQLALAFALVTVLALGGSGALLLYQTTARLLEEREASVMAWGQAAAGLAAEYWADPQEGLTLAFYRFHQQSGMRPVAVDGQGVVVADITSETELLGQRLTHPEVRDALAGRATAGTRRLPGGEWVMYAGVPVVVGERLVGAVLVAADITSVREARDDLLRQLAWVAGAMALLAVGAGVMLARYLTRPLVRLREAVSCLARGRLETRVVPGGSSELLDLGRGFNRMAEELGRLDQQRRAFVADASHELRTPIAAIRALAEPLLSDRPVDPAIYKEHLQDIVHECDRAGRLVNALLELARLDMRAGARRAAGDPVELRRLVAEVVHALEPLAAERGVRLELQPGLPVTAPADPQLLEAVVGNLVENGIKYTPRGGSVQVAVGIGPAEPAPGPGGSEPDSGGWHGTVSGGDAGEATRGGAQPGQVAWVTVADSGIGIPPEHLPHIFDRFYRVDKARSRATGGAGLGLAIAAEAAARLGGRIHVASKVGEGSRFTLTLPV encoded by the coding sequence GTGAGGCGGCCGGGTCAGTGGCCGCTGGCCGTCCAGCTGGCCCTGGCGTTTGCGCTGGTCACGGTCCTGGCCCTCGGCGGCAGCGGGGCGCTCCTGCTGTACCAGACCACGGCCCGGCTGCTGGAGGAGCGGGAGGCGTCCGTCATGGCCTGGGGGCAGGCTGCAGCGGGCCTGGCGGCCGAGTACTGGGCCGATCCGCAGGAAGGCCTGACGCTGGCCTTCTACCGCTTCCACCAGCAGAGCGGGATGCGGCCGGTGGCCGTGGACGGACAGGGAGTTGTCGTCGCCGACATCACCTCGGAGACGGAGCTCCTGGGGCAGCGGCTGACGCACCCGGAGGTCCGGGACGCCCTGGCCGGCCGGGCGACGGCAGGCACCCGCCGGCTCCCCGGCGGCGAGTGGGTGATGTACGCCGGCGTGCCGGTGGTCGTGGGCGAGCGGCTGGTCGGGGCGGTGCTGGTGGCGGCGGACATCACCTCGGTGCGGGAGGCCCGGGACGACCTGCTCCGGCAGCTGGCCTGGGTGGCCGGGGCGATGGCGCTCCTGGCCGTGGGGGCGGGCGTGATGCTCGCACGCTACCTCACCCGGCCGCTGGTCCGGCTGCGGGAGGCGGTGTCGTGCCTGGCCCGCGGGCGGCTGGAGACACGGGTGGTGCCGGGCGGCAGCAGCGAGCTGCTGGACCTCGGGCGGGGGTTCAACCGCATGGCCGAGGAGTTGGGAAGGCTGGATCAGCAGCGGCGGGCGTTCGTCGCGGACGCCTCCCACGAGCTGCGCACGCCCATCGCGGCGATCCGGGCGCTGGCCGAGCCGCTGCTCAGCGACCGGCCTGTGGATCCGGCGATCTACAAGGAGCACCTGCAGGACATCGTGCACGAGTGCGACCGGGCCGGCCGGCTGGTGAACGCGCTGCTGGAGCTGGCCCGCCTGGATATGCGGGCCGGGGCCCGCCGCGCGGCGGGCGACCCGGTCGAGCTGCGCCGGCTGGTGGCGGAGGTGGTGCACGCCCTGGAGCCGCTCGCCGCCGAGCGGGGCGTGCGGCTGGAGCTGCAGCCGGGTCTGCCGGTGACGGCGCCGGCCGACCCGCAGCTGCTGGAGGCGGTGGTGGGCAACCTGGTGGAGAACGGCATCAAGTACACCCCGCGGGGCGGTTCCGTGCAGGTGGCCGTAGGCATCGGGCCGGCGGAGCCCGCACCCGGGCCGGGCGGAAGCGAGCCGGACAGCGGCGGATGGCACGGGACGGTGTCGGGGGGCGACGCGGGGGAGGCGACCCGCGGGGGTGCGCAGCCGGGCCAGGTGGCCTGGGTGACGGTGGCGGACTCGGGCATCGGCATCCCGCCCGAGCACCTGCCGCACATCTTCGACCGCTTCTACCGGGTGGACAAGGCCCGGTCGCGCGCCACCGGCGGCGCGGGACTCGGCCTGGCCATCGCGGCGGAGGCCGCAGCGCGCCTGGGCGGCCGGATCCACGTGGCGTCGAAGGTCGGCGAGGGCAGCCGGTTTACGCTGACGCTGCCGGTTTAA
- a CDS encoding TMF family protein codes for MRRASVATLLAATAAVFVACTSPPPPPGTSMEVEELSAQVAELTAVNQRLEAENRELEARVAELDAKVKELEFRNQNLADRLSPEEREVNLINPRFPPAVGGEPGWEYHQVLSADLDNDGVEERVSVTTNAFWMEDRKEFGWDDGHPWHVYVEEPDGTRTYLFSDWVQLGKLDVILDREGPGVFIVYRRDGGMIIYRATYQGPGQFRTVRSYQIPLSYSATWANPDMFR; via the coding sequence GTGCGCCGTGCATCTGTCGCCACTCTCCTCGCCGCAACCGCCGCCGTGTTCGTCGCCTGCACCTCTCCACCGCCGCCACCGGGAACCAGCATGGAGGTGGAGGAACTGAGCGCACAGGTGGCTGAGCTCACAGCGGTCAACCAGCGGCTGGAAGCGGAGAACAGGGAACTCGAAGCCAGGGTCGCAGAACTCGACGCCAAGGTGAAGGAACTGGAATTCCGCAATCAGAACCTGGCGGACCGGCTGTCCCCTGAGGAGCGGGAGGTCAATCTCATCAACCCGCGCTTTCCGCCGGCGGTGGGGGGTGAACCCGGGTGGGAGTACCACCAGGTCCTCTCCGCCGACCTGGACAACGACGGCGTGGAGGAGCGGGTATCGGTCACCACCAACGCCTTCTGGATGGAGGACCGGAAGGAGTTCGGCTGGGACGACGGCCACCCCTGGCACGTCTACGTGGAGGAGCCGGACGGCACCCGGACGTACCTGTTCTCCGATTGGGTTCAACTGGGGAAGCTGGACGTGATCCTGGACCGGGAAGGCCCGGGCGTGTTCATCGTCTACCGGCGGGACGGCGGCATGATCATCTACCGCGCCACCTACCAGGGGCCCGGCCAGTTCCGGACGGTTCGGTCCTACCAGATTCCACTCAGCTATTCCGCCACGTGGGCGAACCCGGACATGTTCCGGTGA
- a CDS encoding GerMN domain-containing protein, which yields MSKAGPKAFARALPLMLAVLLAASGCAGVRPQPSPEGEAPVSPSVQVDPPVQTTTVTVFYPDWQVQHLIPEQRQVPEGSAAELATRVVEELLAGPADPHLKPAFPEGTRLLEPVKLEGGQATVNFSGELDQVQGSAAVMAALHSLRLSLGDIPGIDEVRIQVSGGSGGELDGMVVETKSPYLYLYPVFPNPERTRYLQSRADQGLDTWRLDPAAVARFEGRMFGFTAAELQQATVRQDGGRAEAYVTRDGTTYQFTLVRNPAAGEKGVWTIDSLNPMQWHEYDAVPAAVRELADRYAATTIGAAVAHSDRLYLIASVEEGEVRITSAEADGDALVVRVAEDGGQRLSIASVPLPGAAPDVVFRWEAEPTGPVAQHTPAEELPRLYTAEGVGHPEVKLTGDAVIASAVSEPGRIAVKGYARHLFEATVVARMLDGQGQEVAVAHATAAAAMWNWGEFTIVLEHHAPPGEYRVEVGDYSMRDGVWQPRAVTYVTVR from the coding sequence ATGAGCAAAGCCGGTCCAAAGGCCTTTGCCAGGGCCTTGCCCCTGATGCTGGCCGTCCTGCTGGCCGCGTCCGGCTGTGCGGGCGTGAGGCCGCAGCCGTCCCCCGAGGGCGAGGCGCCGGTTTCTCCGTCCGTGCAGGTGGATCCCCCGGTGCAGACCACGACGGTGACCGTCTTTTACCCGGACTGGCAGGTGCAGCACCTGATCCCCGAGCAGCGGCAAGTGCCCGAGGGCAGCGCCGCCGAGCTGGCCACCCGGGTGGTGGAGGAGCTGCTGGCCGGGCCGGCGGACCCGCACCTGAAGCCTGCGTTCCCCGAAGGGACGCGGCTCCTGGAGCCCGTGAAGCTGGAGGGCGGGCAGGCGACCGTGAACTTCAGCGGGGAACTCGATCAGGTGCAGGGTTCGGCGGCCGTCATGGCCGCCCTCCACTCGCTCCGCCTGAGCCTCGGCGACATTCCCGGCATCGATGAGGTCCGGATCCAGGTCAGCGGCGGTTCCGGGGGCGAGCTGGACGGCATGGTGGTGGAGACGAAGAGCCCGTACCTCTACCTGTACCCGGTGTTCCCCAACCCGGAGCGGACCCGGTACCTGCAGTCCCGGGCGGACCAGGGGCTGGACACCTGGCGGCTGGACCCGGCGGCGGTGGCCCGGTTTGAGGGGCGCATGTTCGGCTTCACGGCCGCCGAGCTCCAACAGGCCACGGTCCGGCAGGACGGCGGTCGGGCCGAAGCCTACGTGACCCGCGACGGCACCACCTACCAGTTCACGCTGGTGCGCAACCCGGCCGCCGGCGAGAAGGGCGTCTGGACCATCGACAGCCTGAACCCGATGCAGTGGCACGAGTACGACGCGGTGCCGGCCGCCGTCCGGGAGCTGGCGGACCGCTACGCAGCGACCACCATCGGCGCGGCGGTCGCCCATTCCGACCGGCTCTACCTGATCGCCTCCGTGGAGGAGGGCGAGGTGCGCATCACCTCGGCGGAGGCCGACGGCGATGCGCTGGTGGTGCGGGTGGCCGAGGATGGCGGCCAGCGGCTCTCCATCGCCTCGGTCCCCCTTCCCGGCGCTGCGCCGGACGTGGTCTTCCGCTGGGAGGCGGAGCCCACCGGGCCTGTCGCCCAGCACACGCCGGCTGAGGAATTGCCCCGGCTCTACACGGCGGAAGGGGTGGGGCACCCCGAGGTGAAGCTCACCGGCGACGCCGTGATCGCCTCGGCCGTCAGCGAGCCCGGGCGGATCGCGGTGAAGGGCTATGCCCGGCACCTCTTCGAGGCCACCGTGGTGGCCCGCATGCTGGACGGCCAGGGGCAGGAGGTGGCGGTCGCCCACGCCACCGCCGCGGCGGCCATGTGGAACTGGGGGGAGTTCACCATCGTGCTGGAGCACCATGCTCCGCCCGGCGAGTACCGGGTGGAGGTGGGCGACTACAGCATGCGGGACGGCGTCTGGCAGCCGCGGGCGGTGACGTACGTGACCGTGAGGTGA
- a CDS encoding response regulator transcription factor, with product MPHILVVDDEPGLVKGLRLSLEQEGFQVTTASDGREALSKFRAGDFDLIVLDLMLPGVDGLTICREVRAAGMTPIIMLTAKADDIDKILGLELGADDYITKPFNTRELIARIRAVLRRAEAASRQDRAGRLVVGDLVLHPRQRRAEVAGRPLELTAREYDLLELLARHPGVVYTRQELLDLVWGYDFAGDERTVDVHVRRIREKLEEDPSRPRYLRTKWGVGYYLEAEP from the coding sequence ATGCCGCACATCCTCGTCGTCGACGACGAACCGGGCCTGGTGAAGGGCCTCCGGCTCAGCCTGGAGCAGGAGGGCTTCCAGGTGACCACCGCGTCCGACGGGCGGGAGGCGCTCAGCAAGTTTCGCGCGGGCGACTTTGACCTGATCGTGCTGGATCTGATGTTGCCGGGGGTGGACGGGCTCACCATCTGCCGGGAGGTGCGCGCCGCCGGCATGACGCCGATCATCATGCTCACGGCCAAGGCGGACGACATTGACAAGATCCTCGGCCTGGAACTGGGGGCCGACGACTACATCACCAAACCCTTCAACACGCGCGAGCTCATCGCCCGCATCCGGGCCGTCCTGCGCCGGGCCGAGGCGGCCTCCCGGCAGGACCGGGCCGGCCGGCTGGTGGTGGGCGACCTGGTGCTTCATCCCCGGCAGCGCCGGGCCGAGGTGGCCGGCCGGCCGCTGGAACTGACGGCCCGGGAGTACGACCTGCTGGAGCTGCTGGCCCGCCATCCCGGGGTGGTGTACACCCGCCAGGAGCTGCTGGACCTGGTGTGGGGCTACGACTTTGCCGGTGACGAGCGAACCGTCGACGTCCACGTCCGGCGCATCCGGGAGAAGCTGGAGGAGGATCCCTCCCGGCCCCGGTACCTGCGCACCAAGTGGGGCGTGGGCTACTACCTGGAGGCCGAGCCGTGA
- a CDS encoding zf-HC2 domain-containing protein — MQIDLCTLTEDLLPLYADDLLSPATRQLLEQHAAACPACRERLRAAGIQHPPPAPTDLPRVERPARAFFRRLSRLLYAGLAAVVALLVATGSLGYVAGRQSLHDRQRIPQRVAGAEELARQAIPGWDRATAHGLVMDVGVTERIPRTDAAITVEKAWFSSRQVYVLYTVTAPEDRYWFPVEALLRDDNPDRILDDGRTPWNRLADWGGVSPEGFHSVLIFNRVEPYPGRSRLRLVLRQWMRLDPRSGPQHLGTDNTFWEDLEILLPWNEAYLAEPPPEVIPWRHQHTWLGRTLALDALEVGVGETRLTGTISLPAGERDPRLYATLVIGNQELEGGYYALEPAGEPGRYRFTLSYDGPDRWPAPVELRLHAIDFVTDQVLEWPVNWAKYREPAPADDRPMDPEDQVSLPFYDSELVSTHADDSGVAIEQRTPKRKAPYVKSSLHMGGRGIPPDLGPGFEIVNDDGEVMTNLGGFGGLVYEGPDGKDVRERVAAMWWDELPESFRRSERLIVRYVHPSATLVLDETWTLPVRE; from the coding sequence GTGCAGATCGACCTCTGCACCCTGACCGAAGACCTGCTGCCGCTCTACGCCGACGACCTGCTCTCGCCGGCCACCCGCCAACTGCTGGAGCAGCACGCCGCCGCCTGCCCCGCCTGCCGGGAGCGGCTGCGGGCGGCCGGGATCCAGCACCCCCCGCCCGCCCCGACGGATCTGCCCCGGGTGGAGCGGCCCGCCCGGGCCTTTTTCCGGCGGTTGAGCCGCCTGCTGTACGCCGGGCTGGCCGCGGTGGTGGCGCTCCTGGTCGCGACCGGCAGCCTGGGCTACGTCGCCGGCCGCCAAAGCCTCCACGACCGGCAGCGGATCCCGCAGCGGGTGGCCGGCGCGGAGGAGCTGGCCCGGCAGGCCATCCCGGGCTGGGACCGGGCCACGGCCCACGGGCTGGTGATGGACGTCGGGGTCACGGAACGGATTCCCCGCACCGACGCCGCCATCACCGTGGAAAAGGCCTGGTTCAGCAGCCGGCAGGTCTACGTGCTCTACACCGTGACCGCGCCGGAGGACAGGTACTGGTTCCCGGTGGAGGCCTTGTTGCGCGACGACAACCCCGACCGGATCCTGGACGACGGCCGCACCCCCTGGAACCGTCTGGCCGACTGGGGCGGGGTTTCGCCGGAAGGGTTTCACAGCGTCCTGATCTTCAACCGGGTTGAGCCGTACCCCGGCCGGTCCCGTCTGCGGCTGGTGCTTCGCCAGTGGATGCGGCTGGATCCCCGGTCAGGCCCGCAGCACCTCGGGACCGACAACACCTTCTGGGAGGACCTGGAGATCCTGCTGCCCTGGAATGAGGCGTATCTCGCCGAGCCGCCGCCGGAGGTCATCCCGTGGCGACACCAGCACACCTGGCTGGGGCGAACCCTGGCCCTGGATGCGCTTGAGGTGGGCGTCGGCGAGACCCGGCTGACCGGGACCATCTCCCTCCCGGCGGGGGAGCGGGATCCGAGGCTGTACGCCACCCTGGTGATCGGCAACCAGGAACTGGAGGGCGGGTACTATGCGCTGGAGCCGGCCGGTGAGCCGGGGCGCTACCGGTTCACCCTCAGCTACGACGGGCCGGACCGGTGGCCGGCGCCGGTCGAACTCCGACTGCACGCCATCGACTTCGTCACCGACCAGGTGCTGGAGTGGCCGGTGAACTGGGCCAAGTACCGGGAACCGGCGCCCGCCGACGACCGCCCGATGGACCCCGAGGACCAGGTGAGCTTGCCGTTCTACGACAGCGAACTGGTCAGCACCCACGCCGATGACAGCGGCGTGGCCATCGAGCAGCGCACCCCCAAGCGGAAGGCCCCGTACGTGAAGTCCTCCCTCCACATGGGCGGGCGCGGCATCCCGCCAGACCTGGGCCCCGGGTTCGAAATCGTCAACGACGACGGTGAGGTGATGACCAACCTCGGCGGGTTCGGCGGCCTGGTGTACGAGGGCCCGGACGGGAAGGACGTGCGGGAGCGGGTGGCGGCCATGTGGTGGGACGAACTGCCCGAGAGCTTCCGCCGGTCCGAGCGGCTGATCGTCCGCTACGTGCACCCTTCGGCCACGCTGGTGCTCGACGAGACGTGGACGCTCCCGGTCCGGGAGTGA
- a CDS encoding RNA polymerase sigma factor translates to MSRFHGALREARKARKPPTAAPSLPCAPPDQAVEAREERLRLARALASLPEAYREALILREYEGLRYAEVGQVLGGSETWARVTCFRARRMLKEAYLRLEGG, encoded by the coding sequence TTGTCCCGCTTCCATGGGGCCCTCCGTGAGGCGAGGAAGGCGCGAAAGCCGCCCACCGCCGCGCCGTCCCTCCCGTGCGCGCCGCCTGACCAGGCCGTTGAGGCGCGCGAGGAACGCCTGCGGCTGGCCCGCGCCCTGGCGAGCCTGCCGGAGGCGTACCGGGAGGCCCTGATCCTGCGGGAGTACGAGGGGCTGCGCTACGCGGAAGTCGGCCAGGTGCTGGGCGGATCGGAGACCTGGGCCCGTGTCACCTGCTTCCGGGCCCGCCGCATGCTCAAGGAAGCGTATCTCAGGCTCGAAGGGGGGTGA